In Phyllopteryx taeniolatus isolate TA_2022b chromosome 5, UOR_Ptae_1.2, whole genome shotgun sequence, the DNA window cacacagccataagtattcagaccctttgctcagcatttagtagaagcacccttttgagctaatgcagccatgagtctttttgggaatgatgcaacaagtttttcacacctggatttggggatcctctgccatcctctccagttctgtcaggttggatggtgaaaattggtggacagctattttcaggtctttccagaggtgttcaattgggtttaagtcagggctctggctgggccattcaagaacagtcacggagttgttctgaagctactCCTTCATCactttagctgtgtgcttagggtcattatcttgttggaaggtgaaccttcggcccagtctgaggtcctgagcactctggagaaggttttcatccagaaTATCCcagtacttggccgcattcatctttccttcgattgcaaccagtcgtcctgtccctgctgctgaaaaacatccccacagcatgatgctgccaccaccttgcttcactgttgggactgcattggacaggtgatgagtgacgtgtggttttctccacatataccgcttagaattaaggccaaaaagttccatcttggtttcatcagaccacagaatcttatttatcaccatcttggagtccttcaggtgcaaactccatgtgggctttcatgtgtcttgcactgaggagaggcttccatcgggccactctgccataaagccccgactggtggagggctgcagtgatggttgactttctacaactttctcctatctcccgactacatctccggagctcagccacagtgatctttgggttcttctttacctctctcaacaaggctcttctcccctgattgctcagtttggccggatggccagctctaggaagagttcTCGTCGTCccaaaacgtcttccatttaaggattatggaggccactgtgctcttcggaaccttaagtgcagcagaatctttttttgtaaccttggccagatctgtgccttgtccacaattctgtctctgagctcttcaggcagttcctttgacctcatgattctcatttgctctgacatgcaattGTGAGCCGTAagatcttatatagacaggggtgtggctttcctaatcaagtccaatcagtataatcaaacacaggttaaggtgtagaaccatctcaaggatgatcagaagaaatggacagcacccatttattatttaagTTCATATTAACATattgtataatataatataataggagtgcccccccaccaccaccattacTCCAAATATGAGTCTGTGGCCGGAAGTCAATAATTAATAACTTATagattatatataaatattaaaaatatttgtgtctTTTGGAGTCTTTCTGgttatgtgtgtttgttttggcagAGATACAagtgttcctgacaaaatatctaGAATGTTCCTGAAGAGGTTGGCATCTCAGTTggttcattattttttattgccaCGCTGGTCCCCATATGTATTGCAGTATTCACTTTTGTAATTGATACaacataatttattgcaaatcatTTTGTGAACCCTCAATCTACAGCTCACGGATCCCTGGGGGTCCAGGGACCCCGGTTTGAGCACCACTTTAGCATACCTGCGTGATAAGCGGCCGTCTGTTCTTCCTCTCGTGGAGACAGCTGCCAGCCAAAGAGTACACGCCATCCACCTGGCTCATGTCCCAGTCGCTCATGCTCTTGTCTACAAAGGCCTCCAGAGTGAGGTCCTCATCTTCGTCATCGATGTCATGCCTCATGTCCATCTGCCACAGTGAGAAAGTGTCATGTTTTGAGTAAATCAGTTAAAACTGTGATAAGAGCTACAATTGTTATTACCAAAAGCTGCGGCTCACGGTTTTCATCTGCTGGAGAGAGTCCGGACAATATTTCTAACAGCACCTGTCGACGCCAAAGACAATCAAGTTCATGGGGAGCATAAtatggaaaaaggaaaatgtgctTACTTCTGAATTAATGTATGTGTATTAAGTCAAAGTGTGAGTTAGTTATATCATCAGAATAACAACATACAGTGGGAGAATTAATTATTTGATACCCTGCTGAATTTTCAGTCTTCAATTTTTATGGTTATTTACTGATTATGGTAATTGACAGGCAAAATTGCATAAACAATCGTCTCCCCACCCATGAAGACACATGTACAGGACTGTCTTAAGTTTTTTCAGTGGACATCTAAatgtcttggggggggggggggaagtgctGTGCCGTGGGCAGATGAACCCAGAGTTGTGCTATTTGGCATCAAATCGACCCGCCGTCTTGGAGGATGAAATAATGCCATTATGACCCAAAGAACATGAATGATGTGCAATTAGCACATGACGAGCTCTAGAACAGAACCCTGAGGGACTCCTACCCACAAGTCACAAGAACACCTGATCATTATTTGCGGTATAGTCGGTCAAACTTTGAGAGACCACTGTGTGTGGGTGTCAGTCTACAGCCTACCACTCCAAAGCTGAAGACATCTGATTTCGGTGTGATCTCCCCCCTCAGCGCCTCGGGTGCCATGTATGCGCAGGTACCGACGATCCTTTCTGTTATCATGGTTGTTGCCGTCCGTTTGGCTGAGGCTCTTGTCAGGCCAAAGTCTGAGATTTTGGCCACAAAATTTTCATCTAACAGGATATTTgcactgtggggaaaaaaactgagtttGTAGATGCTTAGTGTCATTGGTGAGTAGTGACTCATACATTTTGAACTCACATTTAAAGACAGTTTGACATTTTGGGTGTGATATGCTCACTTGAGCGAGAGGagtccccctccccctcccccatcaCCAACACCACCACTCCAAATGAGTCTATGGCCAGAAGTCAAATGACTGAAACCAACTAGCTAGCTCACTCGTCAACATCTTACAGTCTTACAATGTGACAACCAGTACAATGCGAGTTGAAAGATAATATAATAACTTGCAAAGCAGCATTAGGAAATCCTGCATGGCTTAATATTATCTTGACACTACACCATACGTTCCCACCTCCATAAACACTATTTTTAGTTATATTAATATGCAGTGCAGAACTTCTTTTTTCACTTGTATGACATTTACGAacgataagcagtacggaaaaggGATGGATATTGTTTGTTGCATGTTAATAAAGGCATATGATCTCAACAGTTTGAAATTGGAACACATAGGAGGCCCTTGGTTTAGTTTTCTATTATGGCAACGTAATGAAAATTTTTACTTTTCGgcatagtctatcactaacctaggCTAACACAGTAATCAAGTCATACTTACAGTAactatttgtatgaaaaaaacttctaatccataaatataaaacaatccaaatgAAAATCAGTAAGTATGTTGATAAGTGTCCCCAGAACGAATCAGGTTTTACCTTTAATTTCATAGTACttgtaaaagtacaaaacactgaatggtgtaaaaaaaaaaaaaataataaataaaaaaatactaagaTAGGTTGTTATAACAACATAATAATATCCCTTTTATGAATTAACAGGTACCCTGACTTGTCACTTTATATACCTTTTTATATCTCTGTGGACATGATGGTTGCTGTGCAAATACTCCACACCTCTTGCTGTGCCGCCAGCTATCAAGCACCTCTGTACCCAGGACAGTGGAGGACTTCCTtcctaaaagaacaaaaaaaagcacacagaaATGTCAAAGTGCAAGACCACAGAATCTGCGCAGTAGATGGCACTCACAAAGCAAGCCAGTCTGTCCAGCAAGGATCCATTCGCCATGAAGGCATAAACCAAACATGGGTACTGTCCATCACATGAGTAGCCCACCATGTCCACCAGGTTCTCATGTTTCAACCTGTCAAAACGTTTTGTTAGTATGGATTGCTTTTTCTAGGGCTAGACATTTGTTTACAAACTTACACTGTCAACGTTTGGACCTCCTGGTTAAACTGAATTTGCAGCTCATCAGAAAAGACGTCATCAATCTGCACAAATCCTATTTATCACTACCACTTGACAAGATGTGCACCAACAGTGATTGGTAGCAAAGGGACTTTTTTACTCACCGGGTTGAGTTTTTTAACTGCCACGGGTTTGTCCCGCAGGAAACCTTTGAAGACGGTCCCAAAGCCTCCTTCTCCGAGCTGGCAGCCGCCGTCGGACATGGGGCGTTCGTCAAAGTTTCCGGTAATTTCCATCAGCTCATTGTATGAGAAACTGGTGAAACCTGAAACACAGTGGCAAAAAGAAATGTGTTAATCCATTGATACTTTGAGGATCATGGTATTACtttcactcatccatccattttctctagtgCTTGTCTatattagggtcacgggtgagtaAGAGCCTATTTCGGGTGCAACGCAGGGTAGGGTGCACACTagactcagaactgtgaggtcgGCACCAAACACAATCACCATTCTGTTTTACTGCCCTCTGCTGCATCCTTCCTGCAGTTAGACAGGGCTGTTCACcacaatatattaaaaatactaTATAACATTAATAAAATGAGGAAATGTTGTGATATGATAGAGGTGGGCCTGTCGCCATTGCTTCCACTCCTCTGGGGTGAGGCTGGTGCGGCCCAGTTGAGTTTGAGACACCAGACAGAAAAACTGCAGCGATGGCGTAGTTGGTGATGAAGGAGGGTCCACAAGGGCAGGCTCGATGATGGCAACCCATCATTCCATGCCTCTTCTTCCGTCTCCGAACCTGGATGCGTAGATCCACTCTAGAAGCCAACTCGATCATCCCGTCCAGTGTGGCCAGAAGAGGATGCGGCACCAGTTTATCCATGATGTATTCAGCCAGGCCGTGGAGGAAAGCGTCACAGAGTGCTGAAGAATTCCGCTTTTGCTTTGATGAGCCTTGGTGCGGTAGTCAATGGCAAAGTTTGCCACCGTCTGGTTCCCCTGCCACATGTTCATTAAATCCCAAGCATTATCGGTACCAAAAGCCCCTATGCCAAAAGCTCTGCAGAGGTCCTCGGAAAACAATTGGAAGGACCAGGCGGGCCCGTCCCATTAGCTGGTTGATGGTGAAGGCTACCTTGGCTTCCTCTGAGGCAGGTTGGGAGTGGTTGTAGGTGGAATATCAAAGAGTAAGTAGTTTGTCAGAAAGGGACCATAAGTCTCGGGACCCCACCTGGGGCTTGGCTTGGGTGCAGTAGCCAGTGGTGCTGCAGAAGTGGCTGGAACACCTGGCTGAGCTAGAGCGACCGTTTCGCTGTTGCATCTTGGTGGCTAATCCCTGTGGCCATCAGCTGATTGTCTTGTTTCGACAGTGGTGGCCATCATCGTTTTGTGCTGCTGGAGGACAGCCCCAATCCTCTCAAAGCGCTTTTGCGGTGAGATAGTTTGTCCTGGGTCCATGACTGGTCAGATTGTACAGACGCAGGGTGATTGTGGTACAGGACCAAAGTGGAGCACACTGAACCATCGGAATAGTtggaaatgactaatattgtagCACTGATGAGTTGCACAAGGAAATGAAGGCTCTTTTGGCTTCCAGAAGAATTAGTTTTATAGATTAGTTAGTAGAAACATGCGAGCAAATCCGTCAAATCCTCTGATTTGACCCAACGTGCCAGTTTAAATGTCGCTCTGCTCTTTCATCAAATATGTTCTTTTAATCTTTCATGATAAATGATAATTGTTACTGGAAAAGTCTCTTTAGGTGAGCGAAAGGCACATAAATGAAGTAAATTTTCAACCTTGTGCGTGGTCTGGTTCACCATTCTTCAGCTGGATTGGAGTCTGACGCTCATCGGCAACAGGCGCTAACGTCATCTCTGTCTGAACCATCTTCAAAGTCGGCAAAGTTGGATGTGTGCTGTTGGGTTCTGCTGCAGGAGACACACATGGTGTCTCTATAGAGAATACCTCTTCTAGTGaagaaaaagatacaaaatgtccttaaaaatttaattaacgGTAAAAATAAACCAAGATTGTTCTGAATATgcttaatatgtatatatagcaATACTGTATACTTTATTAGTAGCATGCAGAGAAGAATACAACTTCCTGAAGAAATTTGTACGACATATACAGTGGGagaaaaaagtatgtgaaccttttGGAAGTTCTTAAAGTGAAtgcttggatttaataactaaTTGCctctcctttggcagcaataacctcaaccaaacgtttcctgtagaTGCAGATGTGGATAACGATCAGGATAAATTTTGGACCAGTCCTCTATATAAAACAGTTGCATTGAGCAACATTCCTGGGACGCTTAGAGAGAATAGCTCTCTTGAGATCGTGCaacagcatctcaatcgggttgaggtcaggactttgactgggccactccagaacacgTATTTTCATCTTCTGAAGTCATTCTGttgctgatgtgcttctgtgttttggatcattttcctgt includes these proteins:
- the irak4 gene encoding interleukin-1 receptor-associated kinase 4 isoform X1 — protein: MNDSVTRMTYIRKLRYSVLCQVADFLDAQARWKDVIISIRKSDGELRYTQRHVKRFEGLVAQGKSPTVELLHDWGIFNATVGELVDILKSRKLLAAASVLLPEEVFSIETPCVSPAAEPNSTHPTLPTLKMVQTEMTLAPVADERQTPIQLKNGEPDHAQGFTSFSYNELMEITGNFDERPMSDGGCQLGEGGFGTVFKGFLRDKPVAVKKLNPIDDVFSDELQIQFNQEVQTLTVLKHENLVDMVGYSCDGQYPCLVYAFMANGSLLDRLACFEGSPPLSWVQRCLIAGGTARGVEYLHSNHHVHRDIKSANILLDENFVAKISDFGLTRASAKRTATTMITERIVGTCAYMAPEALRGEITPKSDVFSFGVVLLEILSGLSPADENREPQLLMDMRHDIDDEDEDLTLEAFVDKSMSDWDMSQVDGVYSLAGSCLHERKNRRPLITQVLSKLNGVIKNISLESCA
- the irak4 gene encoding interleukin-1 receptor-associated kinase 4 isoform X2, translating into MNDSVTRMTYIRKLRYSVLCQVADFLDAQARWKDVIISIRKSDGELRRFEGLVAQGKSPTVELLHDWGIFNATVGELVDILKSRKLLAAASVLLPEEVFSIETPCVSPAAEPNSTHPTLPTLKMVQTEMTLAPVADERQTPIQLKNGEPDHAQGFTSFSYNELMEITGNFDERPMSDGGCQLGEGGFGTVFKGFLRDKPVAVKKLNPIDDVFSDELQIQFNQEVQTLTVLKHENLVDMVGYSCDGQYPCLVYAFMANGSLLDRLACFEGSPPLSWVQRCLIAGGTARGVEYLHSNHHVHRDIKSANILLDENFVAKISDFGLTRASAKRTATTMITERIVGTCAYMAPEALRGEITPKSDVFSFGVVLLEILSGLSPADENREPQLLMDMRHDIDDEDEDLTLEAFVDKSMSDWDMSQVDGVYSLAGSCLHERKNRRPLITQVLSKLNGVIKNISLESCA
- the irak4 gene encoding interleukin-1 receptor-associated kinase 4 isoform X3, with amino-acid sequence MNDSVTRMTYIRKLRYSVLCQVADFLDAQARWKDVIISIRKSDGELRYTQRHVKRFEGLVAQGKSPTVELLHDWGIFNATVGELVDILKSRKLLAAASVLLPGFTSFSYNELMEITGNFDERPMSDGGCQLGEGGFGTVFKGFLRDKPVAVKKLNPIDDVFSDELQIQFNQEVQTLTVLKHENLVDMVGYSCDGQYPCLVYAFMANGSLLDRLACFEGSPPLSWVQRCLIAGGTARGVEYLHSNHHVHRDIKSANILLDENFVAKISDFGLTRASAKRTATTMITERIVGTCAYMAPEALRGEITPKSDVFSFGVVLLEILSGLSPADENREPQLLMDMRHDIDDEDEDLTLEAFVDKSMSDWDMSQVDGVYSLAGSCLHERKNRRPLITQVLSKLNGVIKNISLESCA
- the irak4 gene encoding interleukin-1 receptor-associated kinase 4 isoform X4 gives rise to the protein MSKEVFSIETPCVSPAAEPNSTHPTLPTLKMVQTEMTLAPVADERQTPIQLKNGEPDHAQGFTSFSYNELMEITGNFDERPMSDGGCQLGEGGFGTVFKGFLRDKPVAVKKLNPIDDVFSDELQIQFNQEVQTLTVLKHENLVDMVGYSCDGQYPCLVYAFMANGSLLDRLACFEGSPPLSWVQRCLIAGGTARGVEYLHSNHHVHRDIKSANILLDENFVAKISDFGLTRASAKRTATTMITERIVGTCAYMAPEALRGEITPKSDVFSFGVVLLEILSGLSPADENREPQLLMDMRHDIDDEDEDLTLEAFVDKSMSDWDMSQVDGVYSLAGSCLHERKNRRPLITQVLSKLNGVIKNISLESCA